The following coding sequences lie in one Maledivibacter sp. genomic window:
- a CDS encoding DUF3841 domain-containing protein, whose translation MSHETDRGKIKLWTRQNKGILRDLEEYGVYRVRREYIEEKLDTIAPFYLKAYKWYTERAAQIVSKPKEVQYPIWLSTTENMMLQPTEDSVVLELEVDREYVVITDQEKWGYVINYWYVPLDREDEKKHNEELKKYGIFDESALCMGGKGNFYPLLRNKIKKSWDRLFDNNIRLCNLTQATLWEIRKDWIVNIVHYEEN comes from the coding sequence ATGAGTCATGAAACTGATAGGGGTAAAATTAAACTTTGGACAAGGCAGAATAAAGGGATATTGAGGGATTTAGAAGAGTACGGAGTATATCGTGTGAGAAGGGAATACATAGAGGAGAAGCTTGATACCATCGCTCCCTTTTATCTTAAAGCGTATAAATGGTATACGGAGAGGGCAGCCCAAATAGTATCAAAGCCTAAAGAAGTACAGTATCCTATATGGTTATCAACTACAGAAAATATGATGCTTCAGCCTACCGAGGATTCTGTGGTTTTAGAGTTAGAGGTTGATAGGGAATATGTTGTTATTACTGATCAGGAAAAATGGGGATATGTAATAAACTATTGGTATGTTCCATTAGATAGAGAAGATGAAAAGAAACACAATGAAGAGTTAAAAAAATATGGCATTTTTGATGAATCTGCCCTATGTATGGGGGGAAAAGGGAACTTTTATCCTTTATTAAGAAATAAGATTAAAAAAAGCTGGGATAGACTATTTGATAATAATATTAGACTATGTAATCTTACTCAAGCTACGCTATGGGAGATAAGGAAGGATTGGATAGTGAATATAGTACATTATGAAGAAAATTAG